Proteins from a single region of Abyssalbus ytuae:
- a CDS encoding HEPN domain-containing protein yields the protein MENEAKQLFKQAVDTLNRASEELYRPEEDIVTYLVCKNAQVAIESFLKGYLVENGVDISKHTTVNSLYNKCLDINKNFKEIDLSEFNCKSQSLESRYCDDVSKVDSCFKIASNLDSFLRKEKVIS from the coding sequence ATGGAAAATGAAGCAAAACAATTATTCAAACAAGCAGTAGATACTTTAAATCGGGCAAGTGAAGAGCTTTACAGGCCTGAAGAAGATATTGTTACTTATCTTGTTTGTAAAAATGCCCAAGTTGCCATTGAAAGTTTTTTAAAGGGATACTTGGTTGAAAATGGAGTTGATATTAGTAAACACACTACTGTTAACAGCCTCTATAATAAATGCTTAGATATAAATAAAAACTTTAAAGAAATTGATTTATCTGAATTTAATTGTAAATCTCAATCATTGGAATCAAGATATTGTGATGATGTTTCTAAAGTCGATAGTTGTTTTAAAATTGCGAGTAATTTAGACTCTTTTTTAAGAAAAGAGAAGGTTATAAGTTAA
- a CDS encoding DinB family protein, producing MKEFFEDIFEYHYHFNQKLVDLLINNSQKIDVKIISLFSHTLNAHQIWNSRILNAEPFSVHQIHTLEECKTVDEHNYNNTLDILKGFDLDKTITYHNTKGQEFENSICQILFHVANHHTHHKGQIIFDLRQKEIEPIVTDYIFYKR from the coding sequence ATGAAAGAATTTTTTGAGGATATATTTGAATACCATTATCATTTCAATCAAAAACTTGTGGATTTATTAATAAACAATTCACAAAAAATTGATGTAAAAATCATTTCCCTTTTTTCACATACATTAAATGCGCATCAAATATGGAATTCCAGGATTTTAAATGCTGAACCGTTTAGTGTACATCAAATTCATACACTGGAAGAATGCAAAACAGTTGATGAACATAATTATAACAATACCCTTGATATTTTAAAAGGGTTTGATCTGGATAAAACAATAACTTATCACAATACAAAGGGACAGGAATTTGAAAATTCAATATGTCAAATTCTCTTTCATGTGGCGAATCATCATACGCACCATAAAGGACAGATAATCTTTGATTTAAGACAAAAAGAAATTGAACCTATCGTAACTGATTATATATTTTATAAAAGATAA
- a CDS encoding OmpP1/FadL family transporter, translated as MKRIYFKTVFFLFSLCSLAQTGHIMQGVGSVNMSMGGASTAQPIDISGTLYWNPAAISAFENNSTRFDIGIFFSSPELTSSLPAGMMGEGSPAVKGTTEDDRGISPLPSLSFVWGKEGSRHTFGASAFGISGFGVTFPEESNNPLNPDFNPTQNSNPLNYPQAAGGFGHIESDYMLLQFGFTWAYELSDKISIGLQPNFNYAALELAPNPIAVPSQTLGYPVSDKASAFGIGAQIGLFYDSGIGFKAGVSYKTTQHFGDFEFDSHYLDGSAAPEIVFNMDYPAILSLGLGYSKGNFDLALDYRFVDYENTDGFEASGWQIADSGDFAGYPTGSVNGFGWKNISILSAGMQYKGINKLPLRIGYTYSSNPINKDLTFFSIPATAIIKNAFQFGLSYNINDKFTVDASYHYGSSGGSTKGQILNPTPAVDFNDDGSPDGPWDAVNNPLGAIPGSEVSYKMTTSMLSFGISYNFSNRVSKE; from the coding sequence ATGAAAAGAATTTATTTTAAAACTGTCTTTTTTCTCTTCTCTCTTTGTTCACTTGCTCAAACTGGCCATATCATGCAGGGTGTTGGTTCAGTTAATATGTCTATGGGAGGTGCATCAACAGCACAACCTATTGATATATCTGGAACACTCTATTGGAATCCGGCTGCCATATCAGCTTTTGAGAATAACTCTACCAGGTTTGATATTGGGATATTCTTTTCTTCTCCTGAATTAACATCAAGCCTGCCCGCTGGGATGATGGGAGAGGGGTCGCCTGCTGTAAAAGGAACAACAGAAGATGACAGAGGAATTTCTCCCTTACCATCTTTATCATTTGTGTGGGGAAAAGAAGGAAGCAGGCATACTTTTGGTGCCTCAGCCTTTGGAATAAGTGGATTTGGGGTAACATTTCCCGAAGAAAGTAATAATCCTTTAAATCCTGATTTCAATCCCACTCAAAACTCCAATCCCCTTAATTATCCACAAGCTGCCGGAGGGTTTGGACACATCGAATCAGATTATATGCTCCTGCAGTTTGGATTTACATGGGCTTATGAATTATCTGATAAAATATCAATAGGTCTACAACCTAACTTTAACTATGCGGCTTTAGAACTCGCTCCAAACCCCATAGCTGTCCCAAGTCAAACTTTGGGATATCCTGTAAGTGATAAAGCCTCAGCGTTTGGTATAGGCGCTCAAATAGGCTTATTTTACGATTCAGGCATAGGTTTTAAAGCAGGTGTATCTTATAAAACGACACAACACTTCGGTGATTTTGAGTTTGATAGTCATTATTTGGATGGATCTGCTGCACCGGAAATAGTTTTTAATATGGATTATCCTGCTATTTTATCATTGGGACTAGGATATTCAAAAGGAAATTTTGATCTGGCATTAGATTATCGTTTTGTGGATTATGAAAATACGGATGGTTTTGAAGCCAGTGGATGGCAAATAGCCGATAGTGGGGATTTTGCAGGTTATCCTACAGGGTCAGTAAATGGTTTTGGCTGGAAAAATATTTCCATACTATCGGCCGGAATGCAGTACAAGGGTATTAATAAACTCCCTTTGCGTATTGGGTATACTTATAGTTCTAATCCTATTAATAAAGATCTGACTTTCTTTTCTATTCCTGCTACTGCCATTATTAAAAATGCATTTCAGTTTGGATTAAGCTATAATATTAATGATAAGTTTACTGTTGATGCATCCTACCATTATGGTTCAAGTGGAGGTTCAACCAAAGGACAAATACTTAATCCGACCCCCGCAGTAGATTTTAATGATGATGGAAGCCCGGATGGTCCCTGGGATGCTGTAAACAATCCTCTTGGTGCTATCCCAGGAAGTGAAGTTTCTTACAAAATGACTACTTCAATGCTATCGTTTGGAATAAGTTATAACTTTAGCAACAGAGTTTCTAAAGAATGA
- a CDS encoding roadblock/LC7 domain-containing protein: protein MSTKVDLNNIMDITGAEAALIADHEGNLIESVNVEYDKNIAAMIQMAFTMNRDLSKDIGNGDLEQVFARSSDGFFVANKLQSNHIIMLLSKDNSKLGMLLKMLSTISK, encoded by the coding sequence TTGAGTACAAAAGTAGATTTAAATAACATAATGGATATTACAGGAGCGGAAGCTGCCCTGATCGCAGATCATGAAGGTAATTTGATTGAATCTGTTAATGTAGAGTATGACAAAAACATAGCTGCTATGATTCAAATGGCTTTTACTATGAACAGAGATTTATCCAAAGATATTGGAAATGGCGATTTAGAACAGGTTTTTGCCAGGTCGTCCGATGGTTTTTTCGTAGCAAACAAATTACAATCCAATCATATTATAATGTTATTGTCCAAGGACAATTCCAAATTAGGAATGTTACTTAAAATGTTAAGTACCATTAGTAAATAA
- a CDS encoding phosphoenolpyruvate carboxylase, giving the protein MLRKPKIERFNESVLSKYQIYNSIFITLPFDEIINTGVLLPLFSELCEKGYDKNQNPTEIVSSFFKKYFDNPSEEEKISLLFRFIQYIERQVVLFDAIEDAAFPVVNNMDGRGTLRNIKEEAEAKNKLGELKEYLERFKIRTVLTAHPTQFYPGEVLGIITDLAEAIENNDLILIKKLLAQLGKTPFFKKQKPTPYDEAVSLIWYLENVFYQSVSKIFNYIQNNIFEDINLNNQVINLGFWPGGDRDGNPFVTTEITLKVADRLRSTILKNYYRDVRKLRRRLTFKIVDKMIAELENKLYENIFLESGRTTITADESLKTLCTIKEILVKNHQSLFVDEVNDLINKMKIFGFYFASLDIRQDSRIHHHVLSTIVKESREMGLDIFPKNYEKLDEEGQIKVLSKVVGKLNPSLFKDEMTRVTLESIYSIKTIQKNNGEQGCNRYIISNNGNVINVLEAFSMIRLCDWEEPTVDVVPLFETVDDLMGADKVMEILYTNKTYSAHLKRRGNRQIIMLGFSDGTKDGGYLMANWGIFKAKEALTKISREYGIEVIFFDGRGGPPARGGGKTHQFYASLGPTIENKEVQITIQGQTISSNFGTQDSCQYNMEQLLSSGIENVLFANNKGELSEQDRETMDRLAAISYDAYINFKKHPMFLPYLERMSTLKYYAKTNIGSRPSKRGKSDKLVFSDLRAIPFVGSWSQLKQNVPGFYGVGTAIKAFIDNDEFEKVKSLYENSAFFKTLIENSMMSLTKSFFKLTAYMKEDKEFGQFWTIIHDEYQQTKELLLKLTGYKELMEDTRSMRASIQVREKIVLPLLTIQQFALREIQELNKDEVVDSERVEIYEKMVTRSLFGNINASRNSA; this is encoded by the coding sequence ATGTTGAGAAAACCAAAAATTGAACGTTTTAATGAGAGTGTACTCTCTAAATACCAGATATATAACAGTATTTTTATTACACTACCGTTTGACGAAATAATAAATACAGGGGTATTACTTCCTTTATTTAGTGAATTATGTGAAAAAGGTTATGATAAAAATCAGAATCCGACAGAAATAGTCTCATCATTTTTTAAAAAATATTTTGACAACCCTTCCGAAGAAGAAAAGATAAGCCTTTTATTCCGTTTTATTCAATATATAGAACGCCAGGTAGTTTTGTTTGACGCCATAGAAGATGCAGCATTTCCCGTAGTAAATAATATGGATGGGAGAGGAACATTGAGAAACATTAAGGAAGAAGCAGAAGCAAAAAATAAGTTAGGAGAATTAAAAGAATATCTTGAAAGATTTAAAATAAGAACAGTCCTGACAGCACATCCAACTCAATTCTACCCTGGTGAAGTATTGGGTATTATCACAGATCTGGCTGAGGCTATAGAAAATAATGATTTGATCCTTATTAAAAAATTGCTTGCTCAATTGGGGAAAACTCCGTTTTTTAAAAAACAAAAACCAACCCCATACGATGAAGCCGTAAGTTTAATATGGTACCTCGAAAATGTTTTTTATCAGTCAGTTAGTAAAATATTTAACTACATTCAAAATAATATTTTTGAAGATATAAATCTTAATAATCAGGTAATAAATTTAGGTTTTTGGCCAGGGGGAGACAGAGACGGTAACCCGTTTGTTACCACTGAGATAACCCTTAAAGTGGCTGACAGGCTTAGAAGCACTATTTTAAAGAATTATTACAGGGATGTGCGAAAACTAAGAAGAAGGTTAACTTTTAAAATTGTAGATAAAATGATTGCCGAACTGGAAAATAAGCTTTATGAAAATATTTTCCTGGAGAGTGGCAGAACAACCATTACAGCTGATGAATCGTTAAAGACACTTTGTACAATTAAAGAAATTCTTGTAAAAAATCATCAATCACTTTTTGTAGATGAAGTTAATGACCTTATTAACAAAATGAAAATATTTGGTTTTTATTTTGCCAGCCTGGATATAAGACAAGATTCCCGAATTCATCATCATGTATTATCAACTATAGTTAAAGAATCCAGGGAAATGGGTTTGGATATTTTTCCAAAAAACTATGAAAAGCTTGATGAAGAAGGACAAATCAAGGTTTTAAGCAAAGTAGTGGGAAAACTCAACCCGAGTTTGTTTAAAGATGAAATGACCAGGGTTACACTTGAATCTATTTATTCAATAAAGACCATTCAGAAAAATAATGGAGAACAAGGGTGCAACCGTTATATAATTAGCAACAACGGAAATGTAATTAATGTACTGGAAGCTTTTTCCATGATAAGACTATGTGATTGGGAAGAACCTACAGTAGATGTAGTTCCTCTTTTTGAAACTGTAGACGACCTTATGGGAGCTGATAAGGTTATGGAAATCTTATATACAAACAAAACATATTCGGCTCATTTAAAGAGGAGAGGTAACAGGCAAATCATAATGCTTGGATTTTCTGACGGAACAAAAGATGGCGGTTATTTAATGGCTAACTGGGGTATATTTAAAGCAAAAGAAGCTCTTACCAAAATTTCCAGGGAATATGGCATAGAAGTCATATTTTTTGACGGTAGAGGGGGACCACCAGCACGAGGAGGAGGTAAAACACATCAGTTTTATGCTTCCTTAGGACCAACCATTGAAAATAAAGAAGTACAAATAACAATTCAGGGACAAACAATCAGTTCAAATTTCGGAACTCAGGATTCATGTCAATACAATATGGAACAACTTTTAAGCTCTGGTATTGAAAATGTATTATTCGCAAATAATAAAGGGGAATTGTCTGAGCAGGATAGAGAAACAATGGACAGACTAGCTGCTATAAGCTATGATGCTTATATTAATTTTAAAAAACATCCTATGTTTTTACCTTATCTTGAGCGGATGAGTACTCTAAAATATTATGCTAAGACCAATATAGGAAGCAGGCCTTCAAAAAGAGGAAAATCGGATAAATTGGTTTTTTCCGATTTACGGGCTATTCCTTTTGTAGGTAGCTGGAGCCAGCTAAAACAAAATGTTCCGGGCTTTTACGGAGTAGGGACAGCTATCAAAGCTTTTATTGATAATGATGAGTTTGAAAAGGTTAAAAGCCTTTATGAAAATTCGGCTTTCTTTAAAACATTAATAGAGAACAGTATGATGAGTTTAACAAAATCTTTCTTTAAATTAACTGCTTACATGAAAGAAGATAAAGAATTTGGACAATTCTGGACTATTATACATGATGAATATCAACAAACAAAAGAATTATTATTAAAATTGACCGGTTATAAAGAACTAATGGAAGATACGCGTTCTATGAGAGCTTCTATTCAGGTAAGAGAAAAAATTGTGTTGCCGTTATTAACTATCCAGCAGTTTGCTTTAAGGGAAATTCAAGAATTAAATAAAGATGAAGTAGTTGATAGTGAAAGAGTTGAAATTTACGAAAAAATGGTTACAAGATCTTTATTCGGAAATATTAATGCAAGTAGAAATTCTGCTTAA
- a CDS encoding Lrp/AsnC family transcriptional regulator → MAKFKLDEVDHQILDMLIDNTRTPFTDIAKKLLISAGTVHVRVKKMEDAGIIKGSSLTLDYVKLGYSFIAYVGIFLEKTHQTKFVLERLNEIPHVTVAHITTGKFNIFCKLRAKDTKHAKEIIFKIDDIDGVSRTETMISLEESINDKKRLMHTIFNEL, encoded by the coding sequence ATGGCAAAATTTAAGTTAGACGAAGTTGATCACCAAATCTTGGATATGTTGATTGACAATACAAGAACCCCTTTTACTGATATTGCAAAGAAACTTTTAATATCTGCAGGTACTGTTCATGTGAGGGTTAAAAAAATGGAAGATGCAGGAATTATTAAAGGTTCGTCCTTAACTTTAGATTATGTAAAGTTAGGTTATTCTTTTATTGCTTATGTGGGCATCTTTCTTGAAAAAACACACCAAACCAAGTTTGTCCTGGAAAGACTAAATGAGATACCGCATGTAACGGTTGCACACATAACTACAGGAAAATTCAATATATTCTGTAAATTAAGAGCAAAAGATACTAAGCACGCTAAAGAAATAATTTTTAAAATAGATGATATAGACGGAGTTTCAAGAACAGAAACTATGATTTCGCTGGAAGAAAGCATTAATGATAAAAAACGTCTGATGCATACTATTTTTAACGAGTTATAA
- a CDS encoding M14 family metallopeptidase, whose amino-acid sequence MEIHTLINWYKTNVEKKVSGRYLNFSSIVDLINLYSGEYNVQIIGHSVNNQPIHKIVLGNGPKKILMWSQMHGNESTTTKAVFDLLKFLSIKSDFSKNILSDSTICIVPMLNPDGATAYTRVNANNIDLNRDAQNLSQPESKILRKLFNEFGPDFCFNLHDQRTIFSAGKNKKPATVSFLSPAQDKDRSVTLNRKKSMEIISVMNDMLQLLIPGQVGRYDDGFNINCVGDTFQSLGVPTILFESGHYHNDYSREKTREYVFYSLVKSITYICKNEIRGENFENYFNIPENEKLFYDIIYRNFPLIINGEEKKSDIGILFKEILQNCKVNFIPFIENCGNLEDFFGHKEFSGNDIDYFPTDINTFKTHYLAKI is encoded by the coding sequence ATGGAGATACATACTTTGATTAATTGGTATAAAACCAATGTTGAAAAAAAAGTTTCAGGCAGATATTTAAATTTTAGTTCAATTGTCGATTTGATAAATTTATATTCCGGAGAGTATAACGTACAAATAATTGGTCATTCTGTGAATAATCAGCCTATTCACAAAATAGTTTTGGGTAACGGACCAAAAAAAATCCTTATGTGGTCGCAAATGCATGGCAATGAATCCACAACAACAAAAGCAGTATTTGATTTGCTTAAATTTTTATCGATTAAAAGCGATTTTTCAAAAAATATATTGAGCGATAGTACTATCTGTATAGTACCCATGTTAAACCCTGACGGGGCCACTGCTTATACACGTGTAAATGCTAATAATATTGATTTGAACCGGGATGCGCAAAATCTAAGTCAACCTGAAAGTAAAATTTTAAGAAAGTTATTTAATGAATTTGGTCCGGATTTTTGTTTTAATTTACACGATCAAAGAACCATTTTTAGTGCAGGAAAAAATAAAAAGCCTGCTACGGTGTCTTTTCTTTCTCCGGCACAAGATAAAGACAGGTCCGTGACCTTAAACCGGAAAAAGAGTATGGAAATCATATCGGTAATGAATGATATGCTTCAACTTCTTATACCAGGGCAGGTTGGGCGATATGATGATGGTTTTAATATAAATTGTGTTGGAGATACGTTTCAGTCGTTGGGGGTACCAACTATTCTGTTTGAATCAGGTCATTATCATAACGATTATAGCCGGGAAAAAACACGTGAGTATGTTTTTTATTCTCTGGTAAAAAGCATTACATACATCTGTAAGAATGAAATAAGAGGTGAAAATTTTGAAAATTATTTCAATATTCCGGAAAATGAAAAATTATTTTATGATATTATTTATAGAAACTTTCCTTTAATTATTAATGGAGAAGAAAAAAAATCAGATATTGGCATTTTATTTAAAGAAATATTGCAAAATTGTAAGGTAAATTTTATCCCGTTTATTGAAAATTGTGGCAATCTGGAAGATTTTTTCGGACACAAGGAATTCTCCGGTAATGATATCGATTATTTTCCAACAGATATAAATACTTTTAAAACCCATTATCTTGCTAAGATTTAG
- a CDS encoding helix-turn-helix domain-containing protein, with product MLTERLQLILQYYGLSASAFADSIGVQRSSISHILSGRNNPSLDFVMKIIDNYPEVDIYWLLNGKGTFPKAKEELPVQTSVNENTSPTLFDENSNSENVPPPQELIKNEKHSKFLKGSNIERIVVFYKDGTFTEYNNN from the coding sequence GTGCTTACTGAAAGATTACAATTAATATTACAATATTACGGCTTATCGGCATCAGCTTTTGCCGATAGTATTGGTGTTCAACGCTCTTCTATATCGCATATACTGTCAGGAAGAAATAATCCAAGTCTGGATTTTGTAATGAAAATAATTGATAACTATCCTGAAGTTGATATTTACTGGTTGCTAAATGGTAAGGGAACTTTTCCGAAAGCAAAAGAAGAACTGCCGGTCCAAACATCTGTTAATGAAAATACCTCTCCTACTTTATTTGATGAAAACAGTAATTCTGAGAATGTTCCGCCTCCTCAAGAATTAATTAAAAATGAAAAACATTCAAAATTTTTAAAGGGTTCAAATATTGAACGTATTGTAGTATTTTATAAAGATGGTACCTTTACAGAATATAATAATAATTAA
- a CDS encoding TerC family protein, whose translation MMEIFSAEAIGALVTLTFLEIVLGIDNIIFISIAAGKLPDKLRKKATNIGLILAMVLRIILLFGISYLIKMQKPWFSIENDWINTHVTGQSLILIAGGLFLLYKSTKEIHEKIEDKGHDEREVREHRSNTLRSAILQITLINIVFSFDSILTAIGMTNGLDGALTLMIIAVVLSVLIMMLFANPVGEFVNKHPSIQVLGLSFLILIGFMLIAEGAHLSHTVMFQQEIGSIPKGYLYFAISFSLLVEFLNMKMRKNSTV comes from the coding sequence ATGATGGAAATATTCTCTGCAGAGGCCATAGGAGCCTTAGTAACGCTTACTTTTTTAGAAATTGTATTAGGAATTGATAACATTATATTTATATCAATAGCAGCAGGGAAATTGCCAGATAAACTAAGAAAAAAAGCCACTAACATAGGTCTTATTCTGGCTATGGTGCTTAGAATTATATTGTTATTTGGTATTTCATACCTTATAAAGATGCAAAAACCATGGTTTTCTATTGAAAACGACTGGATTAATACACATGTTACAGGCCAAAGTTTAATTTTAATAGCAGGCGGTTTGTTTCTGTTATATAAAAGTACCAAAGAGATTCATGAAAAAATAGAAGATAAAGGCCACGATGAAAGAGAAGTAAGAGAGCACCGTAGCAATACGTTGCGCAGTGCCATACTCCAAATTACTTTAATTAATATTGTTTTTTCTTTTGATTCTATCTTGACTGCTATTGGAATGACAAACGGATTGGATGGTGCATTGACCTTGATGATTATTGCTGTTGTACTTTCCGTGCTTATAATGATGTTATTTGCTAATCCTGTTGGAGAATTTGTGAATAAACATCCCTCTATCCAGGTTTTAGGTTTATCGTTTCTTATACTAATTGGTTTTATGCTTATAGCCGAAGGTGCTCATTTATCTCATACAGTTATGTTCCAACAGGAAATTGGCAGCATTCCAAAAGGCTATTTATATTTTGCAATTTCATTTTCTTTACTGGTAGAATTTCTAAATATGAAAATGAGAAAAAACTCAACGGTATAA
- a CDS encoding alpha/beta hydrolase, with product MKFFLLFILLFISEFIFSQSDETIYLWPDKVPNEIKAKSPPVQTPDTSRGVIRITKITNPLLSIYRPADSINNRSAIIIAPGGGYNYLAINIEGSEIANWLNSLGFTAFVLQYRVPGNRLGALNDIQRAIRIVRSKSADFNLSPNKIGVMGFSAGGNLSLLACANFKNSSYASTDLTDSINCRPDFGVLIYPAFKKNEANPKIHFNRNMPPLFIFGTFDDFLAEGFFELGNQLKETKTSVQMHLYEAGGHGYGLRNKNPAAKVWPDLFSNWIKTTLHLK from the coding sequence ATGAAATTTTTTCTGCTTTTTATCCTTTTATTTATTAGTGAATTTATTTTTTCCCAATCTGATGAAACTATTTATTTATGGCCGGATAAGGTACCTAATGAAATAAAGGCCAAGAGCCCTCCTGTACAAACCCCTGACACCAGTCGCGGAGTTATCAGGATAACTAAAATTACTAATCCTTTATTAAGTATTTACAGGCCAGCTGACTCCATAAATAATCGATCTGCAATTATCATAGCCCCTGGCGGCGGATATAATTATCTGGCTATTAATATAGAAGGTTCTGAGATTGCCAACTGGCTAAACTCTTTAGGCTTTACAGCTTTTGTATTACAATATAGAGTACCTGGTAACCGGTTGGGTGCATTGAATGATATTCAACGTGCTATCAGAATAGTTCGTAGTAAATCAGCAGACTTTAACCTTAGCCCTAATAAAATTGGAGTTATGGGTTTTTCGGCAGGAGGCAATCTCTCATTATTAGCATGTGCAAACTTTAAAAATTCCAGTTATGCTTCAACCGACCTAACTGATTCTATTAATTGCCGGCCTGATTTTGGAGTGCTGATTTATCCTGCGTTCAAAAAAAATGAGGCAAACCCTAAAATACACTTCAATCGCAACATGCCTCCTCTTTTTATTTTTGGCACCTTCGATGATTTTCTGGCAGAAGGATTTTTTGAGTTAGGAAACCAATTAAAAGAAACGAAAACGTCGGTACAAATGCACTTATATGAAGCCGGAGGGCATGGTTATGGCCTAAGAAATAAAAATCCAGCTGCTAAAGTATGGCCTGATTTGTTTAGCAACTGGATTAAAACGACTTTACATTTAAAGTAA